A window from Nitrosopumilus sp. encodes these proteins:
- a CDS encoding VOC family protein: protein MEYWMTKTGDDKQPGINGGLMKKMPGQAYGIINYMEVSSVDEFSNKIKSEGGKIIMPKEKIPQVGYLAICSDIEENMFGIIHLDDNTK from the coding sequence ATGGAATACTGGATGACAAAGACTGGAGATGACAAGCAGCCTGGAATTAATGGTGGATTGATGAAAAAGATGCCTGGTCAGGCATATGGCATCATAAACTATATGGAAGTGTCATCAGTTGATGAGTTCTCAAATAAAATAAAATCCGAAGGCGGAAAGATAATTATGCCAAAAGAGAAAATCCCACAAGTAGGTTATTTGGCAATATGCTCAGATATTGAAGAAAATATGTTTGGCATAATCCATCTAGATGACAATACAAAGTAA